The proteins below are encoded in one region of Neisseria macacae ATCC 33926:
- a CDS encoding glutaredoxin family protein, with amino-acid sequence MKLTLMFREYCSLCHKMREQLKPYQEAFGFELEIFDVDEDPVLEEKYNELVPVLLDGDEEICHWFLDEEKLKVWLEGRKKPTARA; translated from the coding sequence ATGAAGCTGACCCTGATGTTTCGAGAATATTGCAGTCTCTGTCACAAAATGCGTGAACAGCTCAAGCCGTATCAAGAGGCATTCGGTTTTGAGTTGGAAATCTTCGATGTCGATGAAGACCCTGTTTTAGAAGAAAAGTATAACGAACTTGTCCCCGTGTTATTGGATGGGGACGAAGAAATCTGCCATTGGTTTTTGGATGAGGAAAAACTGAAGGTATGGTTGGAAGGGAGGAAGAAACCGACCGCACGAGCATAG
- a CDS encoding homoserine dehydrogenase produces MKPVNIGLLGLGTVGGGTAAVLQDNAAEISRRLGREVRISAVCDLSEEKARQICPSAAFVKDPFELVAREDVDVVVELFGGTGIAKDAVLKAIENGKHIVTANKKLLAEYGNEIFPLAEEKNVMVQFEAAVAGGIPIIKALREGLAANRIRSIAGIINGTSNFILSEMREKGSAFADVLKEAQALGYAEADPTFDIEGNDAGHKITIMSALAFGTPMNFSACYLEGISKLDSRDIKYAEEFGYRIKLLGITRKTDKGIELRVHPTLIPESRLLANVNGVMNAVRVNADMVGETLYYGAGAGALPTASAVVADIIDIARLIEANTDHRVPHLAFQPAQVQAQTILPMDEITSSYYLRVQAKDEPGTLGQIAALLAKENVSIEALIQKGVIDQTTAEIVILTHSTVEKHIKRAIAAIEALNCVEKPITMIRMESLHD; encoded by the coding sequence ATGAAGCCAGTAAACATCGGTCTTTTAGGTTTAGGTACGGTCGGCGGCGGTACGGCTGCCGTGTTGCAGGACAATGCGGCGGAAATCAGCCGCCGTTTGGGACGCGAAGTGCGCATCAGTGCCGTATGCGACTTGAGCGAAGAAAAAGCCCGCCAAATCTGCCCGTCCGCAGCCTTTGTCAAAGACCCGTTCGAACTGGTCGCGCGTGAAGACGTCGATGTCGTCGTCGAACTGTTCGGCGGTACCGGCATCGCCAAAGACGCTGTGTTGAAAGCCATTGAAAACGGCAAACATATCGTTACCGCCAACAAAAAACTGCTCGCCGAATACGGCAACGAAATCTTCCCGTTGGCGGAAGAAAAAAACGTCATGGTGCAATTTGAAGCGGCAGTAGCAGGCGGCATCCCGATTATCAAAGCCCTGCGCGAAGGCCTCGCCGCCAACCGCATCCGCAGCATCGCCGGCATCATCAACGGCACCAGCAACTTCATCCTCTCCGAAATGCGCGAAAAAGGCAGCGCGTTTGCCGACGTATTGAAAGAAGCGCAGGCATTGGGCTACGCCGAAGCCGATCCAACCTTCGACATCGAAGGCAACGACGCAGGCCATAAAATCACCATCATGAGCGCGCTGGCATTCGGTACGCCGATGAACTTCTCCGCCTGCTACCTCGAAGGCATCAGCAAACTCGACAGCCGCGACATCAAATACGCCGAAGAATTCGGCTACCGCATCAAACTTTTGGGCATCACCCGCAAAACCGACAAAGGCATCGAATTGCGCGTCCATCCGACCCTGATTCCCGAAAGCCGCCTATTGGCAAACGTCAACGGCGTGATGAACGCCGTGCGCGTCAACGCCGATATGGTCGGCGAAACCTTATATTACGGCGCAGGTGCAGGCGCATTGCCGACCGCTTCCGCCGTGGTTGCCGACATCATCGACATCGCCCGCCTGATTGAAGCGAATACCGACCACCGCGTACCGCATTTGGCATTCCAACCCGCGCAAGTCCAAGCGCAAACCATTCTGCCTATGGACGAAATCACCAGCAGCTACTACCTGCGCGTCCAAGCCAAAGACGAACCGGGTACGCTGGGACAAATCGCCGCGCTTTTGGCAAAAGAAAACGTGTCCATCGAGGCCTTAATCCAAAAAGGTGTAATCGACCAAACCACCGCCGAAATCGTAATTCTGACCCACAGCACAGTCGAGAAACACATCAAACGCGCGATTGCCGCCATTGAAGCATTAAACTGCGTGGAAAAACCGATCACCATGATCCGTATGGAAAGCCTGCATGACTGA
- a CDS encoding Mth938-like domain-containing protein — protein sequence MLIEENKTDETLSLTAYRAGAIEAGGKTYTAPIIWRNGKIEAMNVQTPSELTAADLFQTTSDSDGLPEVIIIGTGEKQQFLHPKIAAELAAHGIGLECMNTASACRTLVLLQGEGRSVWAWLWV from the coding sequence ATGCTGATAGAAGAAAACAAAACCGATGAAACCCTAAGCCTGACCGCTTATCGGGCGGGCGCAATCGAAGCGGGCGGCAAAACCTACACCGCGCCCATCATCTGGCGCAACGGCAAAATTGAAGCAATGAACGTGCAAACGCCGTCCGAACTGACTGCCGCCGACCTGTTTCAGACGACCTCCGATTCGGACGGTTTGCCCGAAGTCATCATTATTGGCACGGGGGAGAAGCAGCAGTTCCTCCATCCGAAAATCGCCGCCGAACTTGCCGCACACGGCATCGGGCTGGAATGTATGAACACAGCCTCCGCCTGCCGAACGCTGGTGTTGCTGCAAGGCGAAGGACGCAGCGTTTGGGCTTGGCTTTGGGTGTGA
- a CDS encoding YiiD C-terminal domain-containing protein → MNPETLQDFLHTHIPATALLELSVLETTADQTVLFAPHAPNRNHKNTAFGGSIALAATVGGWATVYLHCPESDGNIVIQEGTTRYLRPARGDLTIITRSPPAEEWQKLKTMFERHKKGKITLQTEIYSENELAAVFDGRFVVLG, encoded by the coding sequence ATGAACCCCGAAACCCTGCAAGATTTCCTACATACCCACATCCCTGCGACCGCCCTGCTCGAGCTAAGCGTCTTGGAAACCACAGCGGATCAGACCGTACTTTTCGCACCCCACGCCCCCAACCGCAATCATAAAAATACTGCCTTCGGCGGCAGTATCGCATTGGCGGCAACCGTCGGCGGCTGGGCAACTGTCTATCTCCATTGCCCCGAATCGGATGGCAATATCGTCATTCAAGAAGGCACTACCCGCTATCTGCGCCCTGCACGAGGCGATCTGACCATCATCACGCGCAGTCCGCCGGCTGAAGAGTGGCAAAAACTCAAAACCATGTTTGAGCGCCATAAAAAAGGAAAAATCACCCTGCAAACCGAAATCTATTCGGAAAACGAATTGGCTGCCGTCTTTGACGGACGGTTTGTCGTATTGGGATAA
- a CDS encoding gamma carbonic anhydrase family protein, translated as MNPIRPFLDHTPQVHESCLIDETSVIIGEVSLAEDVSVWPYAVLRGDVNSISIGARSNVQDGSVLHVSHKNAEKPEGSPLIIGEDVTVGHKVMLHGCRIGDRVLIGMGTTILDDTVVESDVMIGAGSLVPPRKRLESGYLYVGSPVKQVRPLTDKEKGFLKYSSAHYVRLAGQHKQSK; from the coding sequence ATGAACCCCATCCGTCCCTTCTTAGACCATACCCCGCAAGTCCACGAGTCCTGCCTTATCGATGAAACTTCGGTCATTATCGGTGAAGTATCGCTTGCCGAAGATGTATCCGTTTGGCCGTATGCCGTTTTGCGCGGCGATGTGAACAGCATCAGCATCGGTGCACGCAGTAATGTACAGGACGGCAGCGTTTTACACGTTTCACACAAAAACGCGGAAAAGCCTGAAGGTTCGCCCCTGATTATCGGCGAAGACGTTACCGTCGGACACAAAGTTATGCTGCATGGCTGCCGTATCGGCGACCGCGTGTTAATCGGCATGGGTACGACCATTTTGGACGATACCGTCGTCGAAAGCGACGTAATGATAGGCGCTGGCAGCTTGGTACCGCCGCGCAAACGTTTGGAAAGCGGCTATCTTTATGTCGGCTCGCCCGTCAAACAAGTCCGCCCGCTGACGGACAAGGAAAAAGGGTTTTTAAAATATTCGTCCGCGCATTATGTACGGCTGGCAGGACAGCACAAGCAATCAAAATAA
- the cls gene encoding cardiolipin synthase: MTFLKDITWTEIFIFAHTCAALGCVLRVLYKQKNIGSTFAWLIILFLFPVFGTIAYLLIGEPRLGTARAKRTGEMNRFYQSFAESYLSEIYLGVGDNVKSRYHGISRVAAKGTGLGATRNNAMTLLSTTDEIIDTMLADIRAARHSCMLAFYIIEPEGRIEELLNELLAAADRGLDCAILADAVGSSRFFDSGWVETLREAGIEVHASLPVGVWRTFFTRTDLRNHRKILVIDSKIGYTGSFNLADPRFFKKDSGVGEWVDVMMRCTGPLVLELSAVFFADLAVETDENLESVQQYLTQAQERIPEILPEKMQQGDIVAQVIPSAPEQGSHVIYETIISAIYAATKQITITTPYFVPDEPLLMALTIAAKRGVKVTLILPAKVDSFMVRYASRAYYPMLLDAGVKIAMFKGGLLHAKTMTIDEDYALFGTVNMDMRSFFLNLEISLAIYDRDITKQICNLQRDYLKNSSYITVKAWQQRSKFRGLIENTVRLMSPLL, from the coding sequence ATGACTTTTCTAAAAGACATCACCTGGACGGAAATCTTCATTTTCGCCCACACCTGCGCCGCGCTCGGCTGCGTCTTGCGCGTGTTGTACAAACAAAAAAACATCGGCTCCACGTTTGCCTGGCTGATTATCCTCTTCCTTTTCCCCGTCTTCGGCACCATCGCCTACCTGCTTATCGGCGAGCCGCGGCTTGGCACGGCGCGTGCGAAGCGTACGGGTGAGATGAACCGCTTCTACCAAAGCTTCGCCGAAAGCTACCTCTCCGAGATTTACCTCGGCGTCGGCGACAACGTCAAATCCCGTTATCACGGCATCAGCAGAGTCGCCGCCAAAGGAACAGGACTGGGCGCGACGCGCAACAACGCCATGACGCTGCTGTCCACCACCGATGAAATCATCGACACCATGCTTGCCGACATCCGCGCCGCCCGCCATTCCTGCATGCTCGCCTTCTACATCATCGAACCCGAAGGCAGGATAGAAGAACTGTTAAACGAACTCCTCGCCGCCGCCGACAGAGGTTTGGATTGCGCCATCCTCGCCGACGCCGTCGGCAGCAGCCGCTTTTTCGACAGCGGCTGGGTAGAAACCCTGCGCGAAGCCGGCATAGAAGTCCACGCCTCCTTGCCCGTCGGCGTCTGGCGCACCTTCTTTACCCGCACCGACCTGCGCAACCACCGCAAAATCCTCGTCATCGACAGCAAAATCGGCTACACCGGCAGTTTCAACCTCGCCGATCCCCGCTTCTTCAAAAAAGATTCAGGCGTCGGCGAATGGGTGGACGTCATGATGCGCTGCACCGGCCCGCTGGTACTCGAACTCTCCGCCGTCTTCTTTGCCGACCTCGCCGTCGAAACCGACGAAAACCTCGAAAGCGTGCAGCAATATCTGACGCAGGCGCAAGAGCGCATTCCCGAAATCCTTCCCGAAAAAATGCAGCAGGGCGACATCGTCGCCCAAGTCATCCCCTCCGCGCCAGAACAAGGCAGCCACGTCATTTACGAAACCATCATCAGCGCGATTTACGCCGCCACCAAACAAATCACCATTACCACCCCCTATTTCGTCCCCGACGAACCCCTGCTGATGGCATTGACCATCGCCGCCAAACGCGGCGTCAAAGTTACCCTGATCCTACCCGCCAAAGTCGATTCCTTCATGGTGCGCTACGCCTCCCGCGCCTACTACCCCATGTTACTCGACGCAGGCGTCAAAATCGCCATGTTCAAAGGCGGACTTCTACACGCCAAAACCATGACCATAGACGAAGACTACGCCCTCTTCGGCACGGTCAACATGGACATGCGCAGCTTCTTCCTCAACCTCGAAATCAGCCTCGCCATCTACGACCGCGACATCACCAAACAAATCTGCAACCTGCAACGCGACTACCTCAAAAACAGCAGCTACATCACCGTCAAAGCATGGCAGCAACGCTCCAAATTCCGCGGGCTGATAGAAAACACCGTCCGCCTGATGAGTCCGCTGTTATAG
- a CDS encoding phosphatase PAP2 family protein — protein MNFQDYFVNLILSGVMIIGAYQFYFYTQRHPLRKEIVWNSPIDEKIPFRPRWSWIYSFLYYPAILYLNIIATDHRHFNMMAFSFLMLLFMQMLFFWLFPVSTPPHWRSINTGKTPSEWFLQFVQKFDQASNCFPSMHVSVAMLTALHALPTLGTAAFLFPVLIALSCIFTKQHYLIDLPAGAALGGFAYWLYLLVL, from the coding sequence ATGAACTTTCAAGACTATTTCGTCAATCTGATATTGAGCGGCGTGATGATTATCGGCGCTTATCAGTTTTACTTTTATACCCAGCGCCACCCTTTGCGCAAAGAGATTGTTTGGAATTCCCCGATAGACGAAAAAATCCCTTTCCGCCCGCGTTGGTCGTGGATATACAGCTTTCTTTACTACCCCGCCATCCTCTACCTCAACATCATCGCCACCGACCACCGCCATTTCAACATGATGGCGTTCAGCTTCCTGATGTTGCTGTTTATGCAAATGCTGTTCTTCTGGCTGTTTCCCGTTTCCACTCCGCCGCATTGGCGCAGCATCAATACCGGCAAAACACCGTCCGAATGGTTTTTACAGTTTGTTCAAAAATTCGACCAAGCCAGCAACTGCTTCCCCAGTATGCACGTTTCCGTCGCCATGCTGACCGCCCTGCACGCGCTGCCGACTTTGGGTACCGCCGCGTTCCTCTTTCCCGTATTGATTGCCCTGTCCTGCATCTTTACCAAACAGCACTACCTGATTGACCTGCCCGCAGGCGCTGCATTGGGCGGCTTTGCCTACTGGCTGTATCTTTTAGTGCTTTGA